From Daucus carota subsp. sativus chromosome 6, DH1 v3.0, whole genome shotgun sequence, the proteins below share one genomic window:
- the LOC108227833 gene encoding homeobox protein knotted-1-like 3 isoform X1: MSFSNQQYSDHNVDGSYVMSPSAPGRSQPPTWLNTAISRNHYRDNANFLNLQTTPNSGDATQPTWLARPEMNDDVEAIMAPESPDLSGEWQSGKWKAEVLAHPLYEQLLAAHVACLRIATPVDQLPRINAQLTQSQQVVAKYSALANAAAVDDKDLDQFMTHYVLLLCSFKEQLQQHVRVHAMEAVMACWEIEQSLQSLTGVSPGEGTGATMSDDEEDQIDSDANLFDASMEGGDSMGFGPLVPTESERSLMERVRQELKHELKQGYKEKIVDIREEILRKRRAGKLPGDTTSVLKAWWQSHSKWPYPTEEDKARLVQETGLQLKQINNWFINQRKRNWHSNPSSSTVLKSKRKRSNAGEKSGDRLM; the protein is encoded by the exons ATGTCGTTTTCGAATCAACAATACTCCGACCACAACGTCGACGGGAGCTACGTCATGTCGCCGTCGGCGCCCGGGAGATCCCAGCCTCCGACGTGGCTCAACACCGCCATTTCGCGTAACCACTACAGAGACAACGCCAATTTTCTCAATCTTCAGACCACGCCGAACTCCGGCGACGCCACTCAGCCGACGTGGCTGGCCAGGCCGGAGATGAACGACGACGTGGAGGCGATTATGGCGCCGGAATCGCCGGATTTGAGTGGGGAGTGGCAGAGTGGTAAGTGGAAAGCTGAGGTGTTGGCGCATCCGTTGTATGAGCAGCTCTTGGCGGCGCATGTGGCGTGTTTGCGAATTGCGACGCCGGTGGATCAGTTGCCGAGGATTAATGCGCAGCTCACGCAGTCGCAACAGGTGGTGGCCAAGTATTCAGCTCTCGCAAATGCCGCTGCTGTTGATGACAAGGACCTTGATCAGTTTATG ACGCATTATGTTCTCTTGCTTTGTTCTTTTAAAGAACAACTACAACAACATGTTCGTGTGCATGCAATGGAGGCAGTTATGGCATGTTGGGAGATTGAGCAATCCTTACAAAGCTTAACAG GAGTTTCTCCAGGAGAAGGCACTGGTGCAACAATGTCAGATGATGAGGAGGACCAGATCGATAGTGATGCCAACTTATTTGATGCAAGTATGGAAGGAGGTGACAGCATGGGATTTGGGCCGCTTGTTCCAACTGAGAGCGAGAGGTCTTTGATGGAGCGTGTGAGACAAGAGCTGAAGCATGAGCTGAAACAG GGTTACAAAGAAAAAATTGTGGACATTAGGGAGGAGATATTACGCAAGAGGAGGGCCGGAAAACTCCCAGGTGACACCACATCTGTCTTGAAAGCTTGGTGGCAATCACATTCCAAGTGGCCATACCCTACA GAAGAAGACAAGGCAAGGCTGGTACAGGAAACAGGATTGCAGTTAAAGCAGATAAACAATTGGTTCATCAACCAGAGAAAGAGAAACTGGCATAGCAATCCTTCGTCTTCTACAGTCCtaaaaagcaaaagaaaaag AAGCAATGCAGGTGAAAAATCTGGTGATCGTCTTATGTAA
- the LOC108227833 gene encoding homeobox protein knotted-1-like 3 isoform X2, whose translation MSFSNQQYSDHNVDGSYVMSPSAPGRSQPPTWLNTAISRNHYRDNANFLNLQTTPNSGDATQPTWLARPEMNDDVEAIMAPESPDLSGEWQSGKWKAEVLAHPLYEQLLAAHVACLRIATPVDQLPRINAQLTQSQQVVAKYSALANAAAVDDKDLDQFMTHYVLLLCSFKEQLQQHVRVHAMEAVMACWEIEQSLQSLTGVSPGEGTGATMSDDEEDQIDSDANLFDASMEGGDSMGFGPLVPTESERSLMERVRQELKHELKQGYKEKIVDIREEILRKRRAGKLPGDTTSVLKAWWQSHSKWPYPTEEDKARLVQETGLQLKQINNWFINQRKRNWHSNPSSSTVLKSKRKSNAGEKSGDRLM comes from the exons ATGTCGTTTTCGAATCAACAATACTCCGACCACAACGTCGACGGGAGCTACGTCATGTCGCCGTCGGCGCCCGGGAGATCCCAGCCTCCGACGTGGCTCAACACCGCCATTTCGCGTAACCACTACAGAGACAACGCCAATTTTCTCAATCTTCAGACCACGCCGAACTCCGGCGACGCCACTCAGCCGACGTGGCTGGCCAGGCCGGAGATGAACGACGACGTGGAGGCGATTATGGCGCCGGAATCGCCGGATTTGAGTGGGGAGTGGCAGAGTGGTAAGTGGAAAGCTGAGGTGTTGGCGCATCCGTTGTATGAGCAGCTCTTGGCGGCGCATGTGGCGTGTTTGCGAATTGCGACGCCGGTGGATCAGTTGCCGAGGATTAATGCGCAGCTCACGCAGTCGCAACAGGTGGTGGCCAAGTATTCAGCTCTCGCAAATGCCGCTGCTGTTGATGACAAGGACCTTGATCAGTTTATG ACGCATTATGTTCTCTTGCTTTGTTCTTTTAAAGAACAACTACAACAACATGTTCGTGTGCATGCAATGGAGGCAGTTATGGCATGTTGGGAGATTGAGCAATCCTTACAAAGCTTAACAG GAGTTTCTCCAGGAGAAGGCACTGGTGCAACAATGTCAGATGATGAGGAGGACCAGATCGATAGTGATGCCAACTTATTTGATGCAAGTATGGAAGGAGGTGACAGCATGGGATTTGGGCCGCTTGTTCCAACTGAGAGCGAGAGGTCTTTGATGGAGCGTGTGAGACAAGAGCTGAAGCATGAGCTGAAACAG GGTTACAAAGAAAAAATTGTGGACATTAGGGAGGAGATATTACGCAAGAGGAGGGCCGGAAAACTCCCAGGTGACACCACATCTGTCTTGAAAGCTTGGTGGCAATCACATTCCAAGTGGCCATACCCTACA GAAGAAGACAAGGCAAGGCTGGTACAGGAAACAGGATTGCAGTTAAAGCAGATAAACAATTGGTTCATCAACCAGAGAAAGAGAAACTGGCATAGCAATCCTTCGTCTTCTACAGTCCtaaaaagcaaaagaaaaag CAATGCAGGTGAAAAATCTGGTGATCGTCTTATGTAA